The genome window GACCGGTCCGAGCCCGAGGATGTCGTCGCGGACGAGGGCGGCCGACTTCGGCTTGGCCAGGGCGGCGTCGACCAGGTTGGTGTGGAGCGGCCTGATCGGGATGTAGCGCTCGAGGGTCCCGATGATATCGTTGGGCTGGCCCGTCGCCCGGCCCCCGTCGGCCAGGCCGGGCTGCACGACCGGGTCGCCGCGCTTGGCCCGCCGGTCATGGCCGGTGGTCGAGTTGGCCAGGACGTGGTTGTTGGACAGAATGAAGGGGTGACCGGCCGGGTCATAGACGATGGCCCCGAGGGTGCCGGCCGAGACCAGGTAGTGGCCGAGACTGACCCCGGGCGGAGCCGGACGGACCCGGCTCGTCCGCTTGGGCAGGTCGGGGAGCTCGGCCGCCGCCCGTGGGCCCGGCGGGGCCGCGCCGGCGGCCAGCGGCTTCAGGTCCCCCACCTCGACGACGTCCGTCGGCACCCCGTCCACCTTCTCCGGCACGAGGTGGTTGGGCGCCAACTGGCTCTTGGGCACCTTCCTCCGGACCATCACGACGACGGCGGGTCTCGAGGTCTTCTCCCCGCCCTTTTCCTTGAAACCGACGCCGACTCCGACCACGTTCGGGAGGGACAGGAGCATCGCCCGCTGGCGAGAGGCGGCCTGCTTGACGTCTTCCATCTCCACCCACCCCCAAAAGGCTTTCAACGGGGACGGTCGTCTTCCCTGTGACCTTTGGGCCCGAAGGGCCTTCCCGGCAGGAATTAACCCCCGGGCCGGCAAATATGTCTAAAGATGGCAGACGAGGGCGACTTCGGGGGGTGAGGACGTGCGGTGGCTCAAGAATCAGCTCGGCTTTACCTTCGTTGAGACCCTCGTCGTTCTGGCCATCGTCTCCTTCACCGCCGGCCTGACCATTCCCAGAGCGGTCCAGGAGACCCGCGACAAGCGGGCGCTGGCCGACCTGCGGACGATGACCGTCGCCCTGAGCATCTTCAACCAACGTTATGGAACCTACCCGCTGTACTTGCAGGAGCTGACTGACGCCGATCTGATCATGAGCGACTTCGACTACCGCAACGCCAGCGGGCGGTACTACTTCTACGCGGTCCACTTCGACATCGACGGGGACCGGCCCGAGCGCCTCGACCACTATGTCCTTGGCGACCCGGGCGGCAACCCGGAGGTCCGCTACGACACCAAGGATTGGACCGCCGTCACGAGGGCGCTTACGCCGAACTCGCCCGGGCTGCCCGAAGGACGGGATCCGGGCGGCTACACGGCCGCCGCCGGCTACCGCCCGCGGACCTACATCTACGGGCGCTGTGCCGGCCGCCCCGGGCCGATGAAGATCACCACGACCCTGGGCGACCTGACCTATGACGGCGTGGACGTGGTCTGGCTCCAGGAGACCCAGCCGGGCCACGACAACCTGCGGCCCGACTAGGGGTGGCCCGCTTTCGGCGCGGCGGGCACCCGCCGCCCGCCGCCCTAGGCCCGGTTGACCACGCGTAGACGGCGGCTGACCTTGCTCTCGGCCTTGACCGGCGGGGCCCTGAACAGCCCGCCGGCCCGGTAGCCCGGGACCATCTCGTGGAGCTTGGCGACGATCATCGCCGGTTCGACGGCGGCGCCCAGCCGCTCCAGCTCGCGCAGGTCGCGCATCAGGCGGTTGCGGTCGACGGCGTCCGGACGGGCGACGAAGACCCGACTGTGCTTGGTCGTCGTGCGCAGCTCCGGGGCGGTGAGGAGTTCTTCGTAGAGCTTCTCGCCCGGGCGGACCCCGATAAACTCGAACCGCAGGTCCCGGTCCGGATCCAAACCCTTCAGCCTGGCCAAGTTCTTGGCCAGGTCGATTATTTTCACCGGCTCACCCATGTCCAGGGCGAAGACCTCCCCACCCTGGGTCATCGCCCCAGCCTGGATAACCAGGCGGGCGGCCTCGGGGATGGTCATGAAGTAGCGGGTCATCTCGGGATGGGTGATGGTCAGGGGTCGGCCGTGGGCGATCTGCTCCTCGAAGATGGGGACGACGCTGCCTTTGGAGCCGAGGACGTTGCCGAAGCGGACCGAGCAGAGCCTGGTCTCGCCGGGGTTGCCGTGCAT of Bacillota bacterium contains these proteins:
- a CDS encoding type II secretion system protein, producing the protein MRWLKNQLGFTFVETLVVLAIVSFTAGLTIPRAVQETRDKRALADLRTMTVALSIFNQRYGTYPLYLQELTDADLIMSDFDYRNASGRYYFYAVHFDIDGDRPERLDHYVLGDPGGNPEVRYDTKDWTAVTRALTPNSPGLPEGRDPGGYTAAAGYRPRTYIYGRCAGRPGPMKITTTLGDLTYDGVDVVWLQETQPGHDNLRPD